The following proteins come from a genomic window of Novosphingobium aromaticivorans DSM 12444:
- a CDS encoding globin domain-containing protein, whose protein sequence is MRIASEHAKTIVKATAPAIEKHGVDITTAMYKRLFQNDEVKAMFDQAAQDSGEQPRRLAGAILAYAKNIDKLENLGSAVQRMVQRHVDTGVKAEHYPYVAEALLPAIRDVLGAEVATDEVLAAWGEAYWMLADILIAAEKQAYLEAVA, encoded by the coding sequence ATGCGCATTGCTTCCGAACACGCGAAAACCATCGTCAAGGCCACTGCTCCCGCTATCGAAAAGCACGGCGTGGATATCACCACCGCCATGTACAAGCGCTTGTTTCAGAACGATGAAGTGAAGGCGATGTTCGATCAGGCCGCGCAGGACAGCGGCGAACAGCCGCGCCGCCTCGCAGGTGCCATCCTTGCCTATGCCAAGAACATCGACAAGCTCGAGAACTTGGGCTCGGCCGTACAGCGCATGGTCCAGCGCCACGTCGATACCGGCGTGAAGGCCGAACACTATCCCTATGTCGCAGAAGCTCTGCTGCCCGCGATTCGCGACGTCCTGGGCGCGGAAGTCGCCACGGACGAAGTGCTCGCCGCCTGGGGCGAGGCGTACTGGATGCTCGCCGATATCCTTATCGCCGCTGAAAAGCAGGCGTACCTCGAAGCCGTCGCCTGA
- a CDS encoding RrF2 family transcriptional regulator: MQLTQHTDLGLRLLIVLARKGAAVSLPAFSAEQGLSYHHVAKVAQALVHEGFATSQRGRSGGIALAREATNIRVGDVVRALERGMRLADCGGCALRADCGLSGVLAEALEAFMAVLDRYTLADVSREGVPAFAPWTFAPPSPGCTNRNP; this comes from the coding sequence ATGCAGCTAACTCAGCATACCGATCTTGGCCTGCGCCTGCTGATCGTCCTTGCGCGCAAGGGCGCGGCGGTGAGCTTGCCGGCGTTTTCGGCAGAGCAGGGGCTGAGCTACCACCACGTCGCGAAGGTCGCGCAGGCGCTGGTCCACGAAGGCTTCGCTACATCGCAGCGCGGGCGCAGTGGCGGCATCGCGCTGGCGCGTGAAGCAACGAACATTCGCGTGGGCGACGTGGTCCGCGCGCTTGAGCGGGGGATGCGGTTGGCGGATTGCGGCGGATGCGCCCTGCGCGCCGATTGCGGCCTCAGCGGCGTGCTGGCCGAGGCACTGGAAGCATTCATGGCGGTACTCGACCGCTACACCCTGGCCGACGTCTCGCGCGAGGGGGTGCCGGCTTTCGCGCCATGGACCTTTGCGCCCCCCTCACCCGGGTGCACCAACAGGAACCCTTAG